The Montipora foliosa isolate CH-2021 chromosome 6, ASM3666993v2, whole genome shotgun sequence genome includes the window AGATAAACTTTTCCAGGAGTTTCATCATGTTATCCTAGCCTTCGAAACAATCGTAAATGAGTTGTTGGAGACCGATGATTTCAGACTGGACTTAATTGCAAAGCAGACCATTCCCATTACAGAAGATAAGAGCAAAATAATGTTCCTCTCTTTTTCTTCAAAGATTAACaatatttcattgaaatatATAGATCTCTGAAAGGTATCTCCAGACAAGTggataaacaaataaacaactgTCAATTAGTTTAGCTTACTTCACTTTGCGTTATTGTCAAAAGAAGCTCAAATCTCTTTCAAAGTGATTTAAATCTGGTGATTGATAGCAAAGCTTTGTTCTCTGAGGAATCACAAGAAATAGGCCATGGCATGGTTGCAAGTGTTGCTTCAAACGCCGACAGAAAACAGCAAACACGTGGTTAAGTTTCTATGGCAGTTCGTAAGAGTTCTGTTAGATTAAACTGCATGATTTGCCACACGAAAGAGCCAAGTTAGAAACATTTCAACTTCCCTGATCAAGCTGTGTTTAATTAAATAACAGAGAGGACTGGAAAACTGTGATCTTTTCAGTGAAGTCTTGTATAATCTTTTGTGATCTTGTACGGAACATTCGAGAAGGAATCTGATGATGCGTATCGTTGTCCAGCACAACACAGATAAAATAGATATTCACCACAAGGGAGTGGATCGACTTGATAAACAGTTGATCTTCCGATTTTGTAACAAAATAATGCAGCGGTATAAACTTTGGAGAACCGAACAGAAGTTCTAATGTGATGATCGTAAAGCTATTTTCTGCTGGTAGGAGgtcacaaaaaaacatttgtcTTTGTGCTATTAAACATGAAAATTATGCTATCATCTAACGAGTGTTTCGTTACTGTACAAGAAATATGGAGACAAGGTGCAAAAGGCGAATTTCTTAATGCAGCTCAACCGGTAGCGCAAAAGACTATGAGGTTGTGATTTTTCAAGTGATTTATGGTGTACTTGATAAAACAGAATTTATaagtttaaaatataatttaaaattgtttattCTCAGTTGAGTAAAGCCCAAGACTTCCGTAAGTCAATCATGTCCATTTTGCCCGAGGCAAATCagtcaaaacaacttttttcagCGTTGATTCAATAAAATTATGAAGGTCACTTAAGCTTATAGCCCATTGACAACTGTTCAATATTCCGGCTTATTCATTAGAATAGCACAAGTTATCGTTAACATAGAAGTCCTCGGCTCTTGTTAACAACGACAAAACTCAAAACGTTGAAATTTAACCAAGTTGCAGCATGGAGGTGAATCTGTATAATATAGCGAAAAACGAATCCAAAAATTAATAACCTCTAATTAGTATGAAAAATTTCTGTGTGAAATTTGTTATTTCAGCATTGTgatataaaaaataaagaaagagcaGTATTTTATTTCTTGAAAGTCAGCATTTTCAATCATTCTCGTTCTTTTATGCTCCATCGTGTCCTCCCTCTCAGTTTAAAACAGCTCCACGACCACAAAAGGACGAGTCCCTTTAGTGGTGAAATATGAGTGAGTTGCCGGTAACACCTCAGCAATGAAATATTGCAAGGGAACGAAAACAATTTACTGTCGCCAAAAGTGAGTTGAATACTGGTTCATACCATTGCAAAGAAAGCCGCGCGCGAGAAAGAGGGCAATGTCCTTAAAACGCCGTCTTGAGCTGTATCCCTCATATTTACATTGTATGCCATACTTGAAAAattgaagaataaaaaaataattggccTTGAAATTAATTGGCCCTGAATCTAGCGGTTCAGCGCTCTGCGATATTTTCATGCACAATTGGTTCATAATTTTGAATTGTTTATgaaataatttaaatatttattattctGAGCAGACAGTAGATTATTCTTGTGTGTGCAGCGTGACGCAGTCATTTGCAAATCAGAGACGCGTATATTTTGGTGAGTGACAGAATGACGTCTTGGGAACCACTTAAAAGCTTGCATTTCTTTCAGTTAATGTTTAACcacagtttttattttcaaatgacTAAGTTGACCTCGAACCGAATTCACATGCATTGTCAATATTGTTTACGCGCGACTAAGTTTATCTGGAAGGGGGACGACACGGTGTGTAAGTTTAACATGTGTAGAGTTTTCTGTATTTTACGTTGGACCTGCCAAGTTCCTTTGAACAGCACAACGCCGGAATGCACAATGCTCACATCACTCTAGGTAAAAGTGTCGTCTATTTCGactgacaaagaaaaagaaccTGTTGCATGCAGAAAAATAAAAGAGTTGACTTGTGTTAATGTTGTgcgactttcttttgtttctacaGGAGAAATGGGAGCGAATTtaagtacacatggagcaatcACGTTAAGACTTAAGAAAAGAGAAGTCACGACTAAAGTGGCGCCGCCTGATCGCAGAGCCGGTGAACTTGATAGTGATGATCGAGAAGTTTCTGGGAGCAGTGGCGACCAAAGTTCCTCTGGCTGCGTCAGAAAACGGCCGCCGTCCAAACGGCGTCGCATAGTCATAAATGTGTCTGGATTCCGATACATGACTTATGTGAAGACATTAGAAAGGTTTCCCACGACACTGCTGGGAAACAAAGACAAGAGAGATTTATTTTACGACGAGGATCACGACGAATATTTCTTCGATCGGAACATTCAAGTGtttgaattaattttgtacttcTATCAATCAAATGGCCGTTTAGTCTGTCCGCCTGAGCTCGCTCCAGAAATTCTGCTTGAAGAGGTAGAGTTCTTTGAACTCGGAGAAAACGCTGTCAACGCGGTCAGAGACATTCTAAACGATGATGACGGTCCTGAAAGGCTATTGGCATTGCCAGAAACGAGAATACAGAGGTTGATATGGAAATTGTTCGAATTTCCTGACTCGAGCAAGGCCGCACGCGTGTTAGCGTTGCTGTCTGTTTCGGTTATCGTGGCTTCAATAGTCGTTTTATGCATAGAAACGCTTCCAGAGTTTACAGTTTTGTCAGAGGACAACATTCCTGTTAACGACACTGCCAAGCAACAGGAAATTACCCGACACAACGCCTATGCGCGTTCAGTGAAAGCTGTGTTCGCACTGCTTGAGATTGCATTCATCAGCTGGTTCACTTTCGAGTATCTGGTTCGATTGTTCGCGAGTCCCAAGAAATGGTTCTTTGTTCGTTCCTTTCTAAACGTGATTGATTTATTAGCTATATTACCCTTTTATGTCGAATTGGCGCTGAAGAACAGTAGCAGCCAGAACTTTTCCCTGGCCTTTCTTAGAATTTTAAGACTTGTGCGTGTgtttcgaattttcaaactgTCGCGACATTCAAGTGGACTCCAAATACTTGGGCTCACACTCAGAAAGAGTCTGCGAGAACTCGGACTTCTCATATTTTTCCTTGCAATTGGAGTCGTAATTTTCTCAAGCATGGTTTATTATGCGGAGAACGGAGAAGAAGAGACGTTTTTCAGGAGTATCCCGGATGCTTTTTGGTGGGCTTTAGTTACTATGACAACGGTGGGCTATGGAGATATGTATCCCCAGACTCTTTGGGGCAAGGTCGTTGGATCGTGCTGTGCATTGTGTGGTGTGCTTGCAATTGCGCTTCCTGTGCCAGTGATCGTCTCGAATTTTGACACAATTTACAAAAAGTACCGAAGTCGAAAGTTGAAGCAACAAGGCCAATTTGAAGGGGATGACGATAAACACAGGAAATTAAGCTTGTTTTCCTCTCGAAAAACTTCTCAAAACAATGATTTACAGACTGAACCCCAAGACGTGGAACTTGAATTACTAAACGGCAATGATCAGTCGAAAACAGACATCAGCGAAGAGAAATGGAATGGAAATGTAGTGCGGGTAGAAAAGAAAGAGGCACAGAATGGCTGTGAACCTTCGCTTACGAGCGACAGAAACAACAGTCCTCGTGAAAAGGGTCTTAATTTCGATCCAGATAATCCCTCAGAGATAGTTTCGCTGCTCGTGGATGAGCAAGAGTCATTTGCCAAGCTTGATCAGACGAATGTTTGAAAGGCACTTGAGTACAAGGCGTCAACGACAAACAACTGATACCTTATTGACGTGGAATTCAATGGTCAGTGTCAAATTGTTTCCCAATTTAGCGTACAAGGAATATAAGAAACACGTGAAAATGGGGTTAACTCGAGGACGCGCGAGCAAACACGCGCATCGCGAAAGATTAGTAATAAAAATTTGAAGGCCGTTGACCTGGTATTCAATCAAAAATTGTTCCGGTCAATGCAATTTTCCAGAAAGGTAAAAAACGAGACGAATCAAgagaaatttcaaaaagaaTTCAATTGACCCCTACAAAAGTCGCAAATTGTGGTCGTGCACACCATCCGGGTTTTGAGATGGACGATTTTTATATGATAGGCAGATCAATATAGATGAAATATAATGACAGTTCCCTGGACAGTGTTTTTGTAAAGTAATGTACTCATAAAAGAACATCTCTATCAGAGTTCGCAGATATACAGTCCAAAAGGTTTGTCAAATATACCATGGATAAAAGATAATAGATATCATGCGATATTAAAGTTATTTAACGCTTTGCACAGGCAGAGAGAAATATCTTGTAATATAGTTCTGCAAATTTCGCAGCTTTTAATGTGGAAAATCTTGCGCCCACTAATTTGCATGTAATATATTTTAGTATTAGTTTTAGTATTGAGCAATCTTGTGAATTTTTCTTAACTGATAGTGTTCATAAACTATGACCGTATTATGCGCTAAAGCGAGGGCGACGAAATAGGCAAAACCAAGGTCAATTTATTGTAAAAATAACTTATGAAAACTCTTTGTAGCAATGAAACCCGAAGACACTTATTTTTGAATTGGAAAAGAGGAACCTTTTTATGCAAGTAAATGACATATTTTCAACAGTATGAATTGACCCGTTGAACTCGAGTTCACAAACACCCCCAGTTGTATCCAGATATGTCTAGGAATGCAGGTAAtggggccatttccgagttcatgcttGCCTCCTCTTTACACCCAGTCTCAGTTTTTGTGAtggcaatagaccattttacagttgtagccacgttacctggcctaagaatggaagcgaggctgccggtgaccctgctttgatacaaacctttgtgcttttctaatgtaaatgtagactaattagaattacaacaacacagtTTAAacgataaaagcagtgaggtctgtatcaatacgaggtcaccggcagcctcgcagccattcataggcttggtcgctgagcaaacaactgtaaaatggcctattagtttACTTTACAAATGAATTAGACTCGCtatgaagaggaggcagacatgaaatcgAAAACGGCCTATCGGATGCAACCTTAGAGGTCCCCTTGTTTTTCtgcccaacttcaacatcactcatatctcggaatacagacagtGTCCCCTAAATGTTGCTCCTCAAGTTAGGATAAAGTGAcataaaaataacgctaacgtTAGCCCTAACCTTATTGTCGGAAATGGGTGGGAAACGCTTGGATTTAATGgaacacttcgtgttggatatcaTTGGGTCAGGCAAACGTGCGTCACACGCGAACAGAACCCGGACAGAAAGTTTCAAGAAGGAAGCTACGCCAAGCTACAGGCTCGATTACcaacagctgttttttttatgagccagcgctcactcccgaaatcacggcCGTCTCTTCTTGGGGAGGCTACCCGAACTGCAGTGAGCgtcggaaatcgagcctagaaGGAAGCAAGCTGCCTGAAAAAAACAGTAAGCACGTGAGCCACATCGTTCGAAAGAGGGCCAAATTGATCAACCATTAAAATTCGTTGTTTCCAAGTCAGAGTAGAAACATGATTAAAGAAAATGAGGATAACATAAAACTATCCACACAGGGGAAGGCTGTTCCAGGCTCCTCGCGGGACGAGCGAAAATAGGGTCCGGATCGAGGAAAAAGCgagcgagaaaaaaaaaaaaaacccgataGAGTACAGAGTACTCCATCCCTCTCCGCAGTAGTCCTTCTCGCTTCTCAACCATTTTTACCCTCGTCCCCAACTAGGAGCCTGAAGCAGGTTATCACAGGGGAGGAAACCGAAGCTGGATTAAGCGCTCAACTCACTTTTCTCCTGTCCGTCCCCTCCGGAAGTGACCGAAGCTCATTGCAAGTCAACAAGTGGTATCCCCACTTTGAGTGATTGCTTCGAGTCATGTACTAATTGTCTTTTCCTTGGTTAATTTATTATGCATATGCGTGTCCTCGGCTCGAAAATAAACAATACCTTGAACCTTGATTTAGGTGGCTAACAGTTCCACGATGGCGAGACAACAAGAGCTGAGGGAGGAATGGAGCCTTTCATCTTCCCACACCAGAAGGGAAAGAGGTTGGGGAATCGTTAAGGTTAGCGGGTTGGTTCGAATGACTTACAAGGGGTCTTTCTGCAGGaagaattgtatttttggtcacttgggattacgCTAAACTTggagttattttgttttgtcttttgttcCTTCTGTTTTACGTTATTTCTGCTCCTATATATACCTACACAAGGAACCCTCACAAGTCAGTGAATTCAACAGTCAACTTCAGCCTCGATTTAGCTCAAACAAGAATAGGGCGTTTCGGTTTAAGTCTCTAAAGACAACctcgccctggggacgaggttgtctCTACAGACGCTTTTATTTAAGGATAGATActaagaaaataaaatattattcgAATTTAAATTAAATCCAACGCGCTTAAGTCCAATCCAAAAAGAGCGATTTTAAGTCGACAGTAgaaatttttaaaacctttgaGTTACTTTTAGCAACACAATTAAGTTCTTGAAACTCCACCTTGTCTTCGTATTAAATCTAAAGTCGGGAAAGAGACTTATCTGAAAGGTCACAATTTTTCGCTCCAGTGGTATTTTGTTTTGCCGTAATGATAATACGAGACGAGGGAAGTGGGCTCTTCAATTAAGTTTCGTTGCATTGCAATAACGCTGTAATGGCCTAAAAGCGGTTTATTTCGACGACAATTGACAGAAAAACGCTCTCAGGTAGACTTTATTTTTAACGTCCTTGATATTTTCCTATTTCCCGAATATGCGAATATCGACTGCAGGTACCCCTCATTTCGTGAGGACAGCGGATTGCACGCTCACTCGATTAGTGCAGTCCTGCTTGCGACCAAAGTGGTTTGTGGAAACGGGAAGGAGAAGAAATGGAAAGATAAGGCAGGGTAAGCTCGTTTCTTATTGCTTCGTCGACGTTCTTCCCATTGTTTCTTCGGATATTGGCCCTCTTCGTCGACAACGAACCTGCTCTTGGAAACGACGAGGGTGGGGCTAATAAAGCAGAACGTTATTTTTACACGTACAGTTAACGTTGAAAATGCTTAACAGTCAAAAACATTGTCAAATCACTATTTACACTACTATGTACCGGATAAAAATTCTGTCCAAGTTTGAACAGAATGATTAAAATCCCAACAAGGATGAAAAATGTGGATTCCACAGATTAGCACGTCACCAACAAGGCTCATTCTGGCAaaaaaaagagaggaaaaaatgccgtttttaaaatgatttcGACAATATAAAAAGGAGTGaccaaggtaaaaaaaaaagtttctagCCAATGCATGCAAATCAAGACTCTGTCTGTCTGCCTTTTGTAATTGTGTGGAAGATTAAGCTTAAAATGTAAGGGCACAAGAATGGATAGAGATCTGCCTTGCGAATAGAACATTCGAGGAAAAcccaatcaaaagaaaaaaaaaaaacgagggCCGCCAGAAATCTGGGCAATTTTGTTATCgcttgtttaacttttcatgAGAAAGGTGCTTCACTGAGTATCACTCGGCAAAGCAGCGTTAGTGCCAGCTGGCTAGTCAAACCGAGGGAACGTCGCTTTCTTTCCAGGCTTCGCCAAGTGGACACACCGAGAGGACGGCATACAGTACTTTTAGGCTAATCTCTAAGTTGCACTAGACGGCGAAGATAACTCTCAAAACTGAGGAATGAAGGAGAGTGAATGGGTTACAGGAAGCAACAAGAGACAGATTGCACGTTAAAGACTTCATCTTGCCTTTGGTCCCATTGGCTGTGTGAATGATTGATAACAAGCAGCGTCCAAATTCTTCTAAAACCAACTTTTCAATCATTGCTTGAGGTTTCCCCTCCTGTTGAGGTGAACGCAAGGTTAGCTGGAGTGTGGGATACTGCAGTCCTATAGTTTTGCCTCAATGACAAGACTAGGAGGTACATTTTTGCATACTTTAATTAATTGAAATAGAATTAAAGCTGAAACGTCAACTTACACTTTCACCATTGGAAGCCTGGGCCAGCAGACATTGACAAGTTGCCTTAACAACATCGTCCGTGACAAACGAAAACGGGAGTCTGAAAATAAGGCGCAAAGAGTGAAGAAAAGAAGTTCCCatcaactcccaacattgttcgaTGTTACACGTTGCGTCTGTTTCCACACCCTGTTATATGTTGTTCGGTGTTGCTGGAAGCTGttgcacgaagtttgaaactggtcaaacttttgagcttTTTCCCTGATCGCAAAAGtgtagtgcaacaatgttgtttgcacagctcttccaacattgttggggctaCGCACACGCATTACAgatggtctccatggagatagcaacGCACACTGGAGAGATTGTATTATTTGGTAAAAATTTAGCTAACACtagaaaattgtgcaaaacgttcgtttcagcctaAAACCGCAAGTTTTCATTTCACTGCTTTTTGGCAGTGTTCtgagcagttttggagcaaAAACCGTAGACATAATCACACCCACAGTATTATTTCGTAAAAATTGAAATGACACTGGAAATtagtggaaaacgttcgtttcagcctcAAATTCAACACTTTGTGAATCCTGCTTTTTAGCAGTATTCTGAGCAGTTTTCGAGCGAATACCTTAAAACGATAACCACAACGACAGTATCATTTGGTAAGCACAGGAAATTTacgcaaaacgttcgtttcagcctaAAACCGCACGTTTTCGAGAAAACTGCTTTTTGGCAGTGTTCAGAGCAGTTTTGGAGCAAAAAACGTAGACATAATCACAGAATTTCAGTAAACGAGGAAGTTGTTTTCTTAATCGTCAATTTAAAATCGAACAAAGCATCCAGCATGACGCTTACCTCTCTCCAGAGTTTGACAAAAATGTCGGTCTAGATGGCAGGTCCTCTATTTGAGATTCGAGTTTTGTGCGGGCAGCATTCTGTTGTTTCACGCGAACCTCTGAAAATGAAACAGTGTGCAATAACTGTGGGCATAAGCACAGAATACAAGGACTACTATTGGTATATcgttgaataacaaaagtacATATTGTTATAAGTTTCGTTCTTCACAAGCTCCCGAACAATTTGCATGTGGTGTTGAACTGTGTCGTTCCTTCGAACTGTATAGTGTCAACAACAAACACGGTAACTACTTTGGTCAATCCCAGCGGAAACTCACAATTAAATCAGCTAACCATAAAGGACAACAAATGCACAAAGCCAGAGATCACTCAATGTGGGGAATGATCTTTAAAGTGCcaatcacctcaacacacttttccactttatttattctccgaaatcgtcccaaatacatagTGTTGTTTTCTAATATTCTGATTGCAATGTCactttttttattggctttgaaagacgggaaaagtggtcaggCTTTGATTAATAACCGAGGAGGAAAGGGGAATGGGTTCAATATCGGGTTGACGTCagagactgctttgcattgagataataggccatttccgagttcaagtctgcgtcctcttcaaagtgagtctaagtgcgaagtttttcttatgaaaattagttttcattcataagtAAAGTAGTACTGACCAGCATCACAAAAACTCCGCACTTAGACACGCTTTGAAGGGGAgggagacatgaactcggaaatggcctattctttgaaaacagcgatgcaaattaatcCCTGACGTCAACCCAGTATCAAACCAATTCcacttcattgctcggttatggataAGTATGCCCACTTTTCTCGTcgccaataaaaaaaatggaatttctgacgttcagtcagaaattgctattctgacggcacgatgtAGAGGCTCGGGTATTGTCTAGGGATTCTGGGGACTATTTaaaggttttggtgggaaatatTAATCATTCTACGTCAGTCAGTCTTAGGttcatttgatttaattttataTCATATATTTTATGGTTTACTCTGTTTACCTCTTCCCCGAGGTCCGGTGCCACAGCATTAgatggggaatacgtttccacagattttttggccacatctaaagggtggttttttagttgtttttcgtatctggcgtggcACACCTTTTTTCGCTTTTCATGCCCATTATGTCTACGTCTATCTTTGTAAAGACTGTATAATGATATGTATATGTAGTGTGCTCTAGATGACTGACTGGCTCAtccttaataaactatttcacattgaatgtctCGGGTTTAGTGTAGGCAGAATAGTGacatttcaatcaaaaggttctaaaaacaacaagaTGTATTTCGGACGCTATCGGAGAAttaataaagtggaaaagtgtgttgaggtgatggGCACTTTAAACCTACTGTAAGAACAAGCAAGGCAATGAcgagagaaaatgaggggacagagagggaggctcagggcgttggccgggatatgtcatgtacACGAAAGCgatttttagacgagtggaagtatttgttctagcggaagtctgtcttccgagacgtccgcatgaagtcttgcctcgctcacaGGTTCTtattgaaaagagaaaatggcggtgCACGTGGAAAGccgatgaatatttattttctttcaagcatcagaccgaggttggcctgcatgcggacgtctcgcaagacagacttccgctagaacaacgACTTCCGCACGTCTTAAAATAACTagttcgtggacatgacatatcccaagggctggaccgggagcctccctctctgtcccctcattttctcttggtaacGAGCAATGACAGCGCTTTCCAAAAATTACTTCAAAATCTCCACTAAAAACACTCCAACCATGCATCAGGACAGGAACAATAATATATtcatttaggcaagcctaaaagcggagctcctcaaTTACAATGTATTTATGTTTTCGTTTCCAGATATTTTTATAATAACCAGTCTGCTTACAACACGACCAGTACGGCCTGCTCATCACTATAAATTACTCTTTTTTCCGTGCTCTTTCTCGCTCTTTTCGCCGTTTTTCGTCACCACTATTCAGGCTGTTTTCTCACGCTCTTTCTTTCACGTTGACTATCGCTTTCTCGTCGTCTGCttactttttttctcttttcgttGTTCGGCTTAAAAGAATAagtagcttgtttttcttgttttaagtACTTAACGCAGAGTTAAATGCAGCACGCTAGCAATGCAACTTCCCCAGGGTTTTCACTTGATGTTTCGTCTGGTTGTTCAAGACTTCACGTCCGGTGCTTTGACGCTACAAGTTTGCATATTTACTggcttctttttttcctttcctttttcttttctttttcggaCTTGGTTATCTTAGGAAGCCATGGGCTGAAGAAACGCAAGACAATCAAGCGCAATATAGATCCTTCAAACTAACTGAAGAAGTAACATCGCCATATTTTGCTTACTAAACGGACTAATTGATCTGTCCACATTTCATTCACGCGATatgtttagttttcttttttttgctccAAACGCAAGATATGAGAGAGTTTCATTTACAAATATTTGTAGGGACCCACACCTCCTCGAGGGTTCGCTCACAAGGCACTAGCAATCGGCCATAACTATGTCCGGTACTTTCATGTCCCAATCCGGTAGTTTGAAAAGCTATGAAAACCCTGCTTCCCCCAAACAAACGCGGGTTCCAGCAGTGCGACATTTGCGTATTGGCTAACTTGAAAAAGATGAACTTACAGAGGCAAGGTCGTGCGATGACGTCACAACCAAACCAATATTCTCTTAACCAGGTATCCCTGTGCCGCACTGACTTTGTTCTTTAATTAAGAGGCAACCTTCACACGGGACTTTCGGAAGTAAGTTGGGCAATGTAAGATTCACTTTCATTCTCCTACTGTCAAAATAGATGCTTTATTACCTGCAGCGTCTGCTAAATGCATTAACGTCTTTCGCTCTGGACTCTCTTCAAAATTCTTGCATCCTGTGCACTTACAAAGATTTGTACACAAAATCTTGGCCTACAACGTTGGGATAAAAAGAAGTAGAAAATGATTTTTCAGCGAACAAATTAATGCATAAATCATATTAAATTGAAAAAGAGCTCAAAACATCTCAGGGTGCTGGAAAAGTTATTTCTTCCCTTTTACAGCATAAAGCCGCATTACCTCATAACATTCACAATAGTTTTTGAGACAGCCTGATCGTTTACAATGACAACCTGTTGCACAAGgatataaatataaaaaagttAATTATCTGAGGTCGTAGTCAATAACAACTATTAGAAGCTGAATAcagaaataaattattgctcTCTAAAAATTACACATCAATATTTCTTCAAGTTATTGGATCTTGAAAAATGGGATGAACTTAAAATACCAAAATATCCTGTATAAAGTTCATTCCTGctaaacaaaacaagaaattaaGTTAGGAGATGGGCATAAAAACTGCATGAGGACAAATGATACGCAGAAGTTTTACCTTTATTATGTCGTCTGTCAGCATCACCCTAagagtgtgaaaaaaaaaaaaccttttattGTATTTCAGCAGTACATGTACGTGTCCTATCCACAAACAAATACTTGGTGTTGCAGTCCATAAAGGGACCACATCCACTTCATAAAAAGATGTGTGAAAGTCTGGGAACATTTTGTACTTTGTCATTAATTAAAACCTCGACTTGCTCTCATGCTGAATAATGattaaattgaaataattatatgaATCCTTGTATACCCTTCCTTTTCCAATTTTCGGATGAAAAGCCTGAGGATTTCTGTCCAAACAAGCctgaaaataaacacaaaagaaaaacaatgaaaattaacTGACCTACACTGTAACAGCAATGATGCAAAGTGCTTGTGCTTAAAAGAGTAGTGCACACTTAAATTCTAGCAAGTAAGTACGGTCTGGAATaattgtatacatgtacatgtatatttgaagtgaagGTTACAGAGTTaatccattgacccctgagagtggcacttatagattttactccgcctattgccagacaattttattcgtcaataggggggcgtcctagggcatttgaggtgtcaatgggttaacgatgtccccattaacccaaTGATCCCTGAAAGTGAatcttaatagattttactctgtctaacgccagacgatttttctCATCAATGGGGGGTGTCCTCGGGCATTTGACGTGTGAATGGGTTACAGTGCTggatataatttttctttattcagaggacatatgtcctttcaaatcttccttttggtcggacatttgacaaattggaccagacataatttattgactgacaaaaccttgaagaagagaactcaagatgtgctggtgacatgttcggtcatcgtgtccgatcataatgtgaaattggctaaacattttgaaaatttaatcagacaatgtccgatgaccgactgaTATTTCCAGCACTGGGTTAACTATGTCTGCATTAACTCATTAATCCCTGAGAGTGAGTCTCAATACATTgctgtagattttactctgtctac containing:
- the LOC138007853 gene encoding shaker-related potassium channel tsha2-like isoform X3; translated protein: MHNAHITLGEMGANLSTHGAITLRLKKREVTTKVAPPDRRAGELDSDDREVSGSSGDQSSSGCVRKRPPSKRRRIVINVSGFRYMTYVKTLERFPTTLLGNKDKRDLFYDEDHDEYFFDRNIQVFELILYFYQSNGRLVCPPELAPEILLEEVEFFELGENAVNAVRDILNDDDGPERLLALPETRIQRLIWKLFEFPDSSKAARVLALLSVSVIVASIVVLCIETLPEFTVLSEDNIPVNDTAKQQEITRHNAYARSVKAVFALLEIAFISWFTFEYLVRLFASPKKWFFVRSFLNVIDLLAILPFYVELALKNSSSQNFSLAFLRILRLVRVFRIFKLSRHSSGLQILGLTLRKSLRELGLLIFFLAIGVVIFSSMVYYAENGEEETFFRSIPDAFWWALVTMTTVGYGDMYPQTLWGKVVGSCCALCGVLAIALPVPVIVSNFDTIYKKYRSRKLKQQGQFEGDDDKHRKLSLFSSRKTSQNNDLQTEPQDVELELLNGNDQSKTDISEEKWNGNVVRVEKKEAQNGCEPSLTSDRNNSPREKGLNFDPDNPSEIVSLLVDEQESFAKLDQTNV
- the LOC138007853 gene encoding shaker-related potassium channel tsha2-like isoform X5, translating into MEDTADGEMGANLSTHGAITLRLKKREVTTKVAPPDRRAGELDSDDREVSGSSGDQSSSGCVRKRPPSKRRRIVINVSGFRYMTYVKTLERFPTTLLGNKDKRDLFYDEDHDEYFFDRNIQVFELILYFYQSNGRLVCPPELAPEILLEEVEFFELGENAVNAVRDILNDDDGPERLLALPETRIQRLIWKLFEFPDSSKAARVLALLSVSVIVASIVVLCIETLPEFTVLSEDNIPVNDTAKQQEITRHNAYARSVKAVFALLEIAFISWFTFEYLVRLFASPKKWFFVRSFLNVIDLLAILPFYVELALKNSSSQNFSLAFLRILRLVRVFRIFKLSRHSSGLQILGLTLRKSLRELGLLIFFLAIGVVIFSSMVYYAENGEEETFFRSIPDAFWWALVTMTTVGYGDMYPQTLWGKVVGSCCALCGVLAIALPVPVIVSNFDTIYKKYRSRKLKQQGQFEGDDDKHRKLSLFSSRKTSQNNDLQTEPQDVELELLNGNDQSKTDISEEKWNGNVVRVEKKEAQNGCEPSLTSDRNNSPREKGLNFDPDNPSEIVSLLVDEQESFAKLDQTNV
- the LOC138007853 gene encoding shaker-related potassium channel tsha2-like isoform X2; the protein is MFTRTYFQPSKNRSLSADGRIAKVVRNVGEMGANLSTHGAITLRLKKREVTTKVAPPDRRAGELDSDDREVSGSSGDQSSSGCVRKRPPSKRRRIVINVSGFRYMTYVKTLERFPTTLLGNKDKRDLFYDEDHDEYFFDRNIQVFELILYFYQSNGRLVCPPELAPEILLEEVEFFELGENAVNAVRDILNDDDGPERLLALPETRIQRLIWKLFEFPDSSKAARVLALLSVSVIVASIVVLCIETLPEFTVLSEDNIPVNDTAKQQEITRHNAYARSVKAVFALLEIAFISWFTFEYLVRLFASPKKWFFVRSFLNVIDLLAILPFYVELALKNSSSQNFSLAFLRILRLVRVFRIFKLSRHSSGLQILGLTLRKSLRELGLLIFFLAIGVVIFSSMVYYAENGEEETFFRSIPDAFWWALVTMTTVGYGDMYPQTLWGKVVGSCCALCGVLAIALPVPVIVSNFDTIYKKYRSRKLKQQGQFEGDDDKHRKLSLFSSRKTSQNNDLQTEPQDVELELLNGNDQSKTDISEEKWNGNVVRVEKKEAQNGCEPSLTSDRNNSPREKGLNFDPDNPSEIVSLLVDEQESFAKLDQTNV